Below is a genomic region from Lycium ferocissimum isolate CSIRO_LF1 unplaced genomic scaffold, AGI_CSIRO_Lferr_CH_V1 ctg16775, whole genome shotgun sequence.
GTGTCACTCAAATTCTTTATCTTTGCTTAATTATGTTTTACTCTACTGTAGAATAGTGAGATGCATCTCTATTCTTATCGTTTTTCATCTTCCATTAATTTATCACTTTTTAAACAGTAAAAAAATTTACAAGAGTTTTTGTCAAAATCCTATGAAAGTATGCATGTTATCGTGTTCAATCTCTACTTGTGACTTTTTAACAAAACAAGTACAGAAAATTAATTGAACGGTACCGCACAGAAAACCGTTttgaaaagtctaattttgattatacaaaataaataacTGAAAAACTGATatgaaataaattttataaaataaccaaACTGTCGTACtgttgatatacatatatatatgggccAACCACTTTGATCATGCTTCAACGTAGCTTTAACTTTATTAGGCAAAGAAATAGCTTCATTGAAGACAAGGTTACTCTTCGAATTCCCACCCAGATTGGCCATTTAATCAGCTAAGTCATTTCCCTTCCCTGAAAACGTGACTTAATAAGAATTCACGTTTCTCCATTAGTTACAAAAAATCTGCTCAATAACCTGTCGGTTTTCCCATGGTGGTTTCATAGATTTGTTAATCATGTAAACAATTAACAAAGAATCCAATTACACCCGTTCCAGACTTTCAAGTGATGATTATCAATACACCATTTTATTCCCTGTAACATTATATGGCCTTGGCTTCAGCCAAGTTGTTAGTAGTTAGTACTGCAGTTACCATAGAAAGAATTGACTCTTTGAATATATAGTATACCCATGTTTTAATTTTGTGACAATTTTCTCTTAATTCATCtgttaaataaaatgaaacattATTTATTTGATACACAAAAGTTTCAAATGttcttttaatttgatttgaacaTTTGGCTTTCACCCGTAGTGAACCGATAATGTGCAACCAACATAGAGACTACTAGAAGGGAACGATATTACTCATCACGTGTAAATAAAATGGGCGGATGCTATGCAATTCTGGCTTGCAAGTACATTATCTGATAAGCTTCTGCTGCCTCTATAAATTTGACCTTCAATAACAGACTAATAGCAAGCAAAAATACACAACAGACTCTCCAACATGAAGAAGTCCGTTATTTTCAGCTTCCTCTTGTTTTCAACTACCCTCTCTTTGGTTCCCTTTGTAACCTTTTCATCAGCTTTCACTTCCGAAAATCCCATTATTCTGCCCACTACTACTGATGACAATGGTCGACGCCCTGTCCCTACACTTCCTGAAGTACTGGACATAAACGGCGAACCCCTCCACGTCAGCCAAGAGTACCACATTCTCCCCCTTACCTGGGGAGCTGGGTGCGGGGTCATAGACTCAGCCAAAATCGGAAACACCAAATGCCCAAACGCCGTTGTCCTGCAAGGTGGGGACGCTAAACTAGGCCTGCCCGTTAAATTCTTTATTAGTAATGGTGAGAGGACTGCAAAGGATGTTGTGCGTGAAACTAATCAGATTAATATTATGTTCTCGATTCCAAGCACACCAACCTGTGATAACGGAACCTTTTGGATGGTTGGTGACCCTGACATTACTGCACGGGGGCTTAGGTTTGTGTTAACTAGCCGTGTGGTACTAGCTCCAGACGGCGATTTCACGATTGAAAAATTAACTAAGAAATCACCGTTTTACAAGATAAAGCATTGCCCTAGCCGATCTATTTGCCCAACCTGCCCTTGTTCAGATGTGGGCTTGACATCCCATGGAGGACACAGGCGTCTGGCTCTTACTAAACAGCCTTTAATTGTTGTCTTCAATAAAGTCCAGAAGAGTACTACTGATGCGTAATTAATTATGCTTTTAACCTGGCTTTCTAAATTATGTGGAATTCGATATTTCGCTCTATGTATTAGTACTTCT
It encodes:
- the LOC132042638 gene encoding cysteine protease inhibitor 8-like, whose product is MKKSVIFSFLLFSTTLSLVPFVTFSSAFTSENPIILPTTTDDNGRRPVPTLPEVLDINGEPLHVSQEYHILPLTWGAGCGVIDSAKIGNTKCPNAVVLQGGDAKLGLPVKFFISNGERTAKDVVRETNQINIMFSIPSTPTCDNGTFWMVGDPDITARGLRFVLTSRVVLAPDGDFTIEKLTKKSPFYKIKHCPSRSICPTCPCSDVGLTSHGGHRRLALTKQPLIVVFNKVQKSTTDA